A single window of Streptomyces aquilus DNA harbors:
- the trpC gene encoding indole-3-glycerol phosphate synthase TrpC, whose product MSVLDEIIDGVRADLAERQARVSLDELKERAAKAPAAKDGVAALRGDGVKVICEVKRSSPSKGALAAIADPAGLAADYEAGGAAVISVLTEQRRFGGSLADLEAVRARVDIPVLRKDFIVTSYQLWEARAYGADLALLIVAALEQPALESLIERAVSIGLTPLVEVHDEDEVERAVDAGAKIIGVNARNLKTLEVDRGTFERVAPEIPDHIVKVAESGVRGPHDLIAYANAGADAVLVGESLVTGKDPKTAVADLVAAGAHPALRHGRG is encoded by the coding sequence GTGAGTGTGCTCGACGAGATCATCGACGGAGTCCGTGCCGACCTCGCGGAGCGGCAGGCGCGCGTCAGCCTCGACGAGCTCAAGGAGCGCGCGGCGAAGGCTCCCGCGGCGAAGGACGGCGTGGCCGCACTGCGCGGCGACGGCGTCAAGGTCATCTGCGAGGTCAAGCGGTCCAGCCCCTCCAAGGGCGCGCTGGCCGCGATCGCCGACCCGGCGGGCCTGGCCGCCGACTACGAGGCGGGCGGCGCCGCCGTCATCTCCGTCCTCACCGAACAGCGCCGCTTCGGCGGCTCGCTGGCCGACCTGGAGGCCGTCCGCGCGCGCGTGGACATCCCGGTCCTGCGCAAGGACTTCATCGTCACGTCGTACCAGCTGTGGGAGGCCCGGGCCTACGGCGCCGACCTCGCCCTGCTGATCGTGGCCGCCCTCGAACAGCCCGCCCTGGAGTCCCTCATCGAGCGCGCGGTGTCCATCGGACTCACCCCGCTCGTCGAGGTCCACGACGAGGACGAGGTCGAGCGTGCCGTGGACGCCGGCGCGAAGATCATCGGCGTCAACGCCCGCAACCTCAAGACCCTGGAAGTCGACCGCGGCACCTTCGAGCGCGTCGCCCCCGAGATCCCCGACCACATCGTCAAGGTCGCCGAGTCCGGCGTCCGCGGCCCCCACGACCTCATCGCCTACGCCAACGCCGGCGCCGACGCGGTCCTGGTGGGCGAGTCCCTGGTGACGGGCAAGGACCCGAAGACGGCGGTGGCGGACCTGGTGGCGGCGGGCGCACATCCCGCGCTTCGGCACGGGCGCGGATGA
- the trpM gene encoding tryptophan biosynthesis modulator TrpM, protein MTLSLTLTTVDRYARLARGCRPRGCRAPARRVHGRRVRYVIGDEPGQVNGMRWQQRPVRGAGNCATSHYGSAAN, encoded by the coding sequence ATGACTCTCTCACTGACCCTGACGACCGTGGACCGGTACGCCCGCCTCGCGCGCGGCTGCCGCCCGCGGGGTTGCCGTGCGCCGGCACGCAGGGTGCACGGCCGCAGGGTGCGGTACGTGATCGGTGATGAGCCGGGGCAAGTGAACGGCATGCGATGGCAGCAGCGCCCCGTCAGGGGCGCGGGGAACTGCGCGACCAGCCACTACGGGTCCGCAGCCAACTGA
- the trpB gene encoding tryptophan synthase subunit beta — MPSEFFIPDPQGQVPTAEGYFGDFGGKFIPEALVAAVDEVAVEYDKAKHDPEFARELDDLLVHYTGRPSSLTEVPRFAEHAGGARIFLKREDLNHTGSHKINNVLGQALLTKRMGKTRVIAETGAGQHGVATATACALFGLECTIYMGEIDTQRQALNVARMRMLGAEVIAVKSGSRTLKDAINEAFRDWVANVDHTHYLFGTVAGPHPFPAMVRDFHRVIGVEARRQILERAGRLPDAAIACVGGGSNAIGLFHAFIPDTGVRLIGCEPAGHGVETGEHAATLTAGEPGILHGSRSYVLQDEEGQITEPYSISAGLDYPGIGPEHSYLKDSGRGEYRAVTDDAAMQALRLLSRTEGIIPAIESAHALAGALEVGKELGKDGLIIVNLSGRGDKDMDTAARYFGLYDTDAEVAADAADLAEIEGDAK; from the coding sequence ATGCCCAGCGAGTTCTTCATCCCCGACCCCCAGGGTCAAGTACCGACCGCCGAAGGCTACTTCGGCGACTTCGGCGGCAAGTTCATCCCGGAGGCCCTCGTCGCCGCCGTGGACGAGGTCGCCGTCGAGTACGACAAGGCCAAGCATGACCCCGAGTTCGCCCGCGAGCTCGACGACCTGCTGGTCCACTACACCGGCCGCCCCAGCTCCCTCACCGAGGTACCGAGGTTCGCCGAACACGCCGGTGGCGCCCGGATCTTCCTGAAGCGGGAGGACCTCAACCACACCGGCTCCCACAAGATCAACAACGTGCTCGGCCAGGCGCTGCTCACCAAGCGCATGGGCAAGACGCGCGTCATCGCCGAGACCGGCGCCGGTCAGCACGGCGTGGCCACCGCCACCGCCTGCGCGCTGTTCGGCCTCGAATGCACCATCTACATGGGCGAGATCGACACCCAGCGCCAGGCCCTCAACGTGGCCCGGATGCGGATGCTCGGCGCCGAGGTCATCGCCGTGAAGTCCGGCAGTCGCACGCTGAAGGACGCGATCAACGAGGCGTTCCGCGACTGGGTCGCCAACGTCGACCACACCCACTACCTCTTCGGTACGGTCGCCGGCCCGCACCCCTTCCCGGCGATGGTCCGCGACTTCCACCGCGTCATCGGCGTCGAGGCCCGCCGCCAGATCCTGGAGCGGGCCGGCCGGCTCCCCGACGCGGCGATCGCCTGCGTCGGCGGCGGCTCCAACGCCATCGGCCTGTTCCACGCCTTCATCCCGGACACCGGCGTACGCCTCATCGGCTGCGAGCCCGCCGGGCACGGCGTGGAGACCGGCGAGCACGCGGCCACCCTGACCGCGGGCGAGCCCGGCATCCTGCACGGCTCCCGTTCCTACGTCCTCCAGGACGAGGAGGGCCAGATCACCGAGCCGTACTCGATTTCGGCCGGTCTGGACTACCCGGGCATCGGCCCCGAGCACTCCTACCTCAAGGACTCCGGCCGGGGCGAGTACCGCGCGGTCACCGACGACGCGGCCATGCAGGCCCTGCGCCTGCTGTCCCGCACCGAGGGCATCATCCCGGCCATCGAGAGCGCCCACGCGCTGGCCGGCGCCCTGGAGGTCGGCAAGGAGCTCGGCAAGGACGGGCTGATCATCGTCAACCTGTCCGGCCGCGGCGACAAGGACATGGACACGGCCGCGCGCTACTTCGGCCTGTACGACACCGACGCCGAGGTCGCGGCCGACGCCGCCGACCTCGCCGAGATCGAGGGGGACGCCAAGTGA
- a CDS encoding DUF2752 domain-containing protein — protein MRGVNADSERVLTHTRVLSRLAVPAGVLTAVAGAFAYVAAVDPNEPGHYPVCPLLRYTGLYCPGCGGLRSAHAFAHGDVMAALQANAPAVLGYLGFAVLWTVWVVRAARGRPLRIDLGPVHLWTLGALLLVFTVVRNLPFGGWLHP, from the coding sequence ATGCGAGGCGTGAACGCCGACAGCGAGAGGGTGCTGACCCACACGCGCGTGCTGAGCCGTCTGGCCGTGCCCGCCGGCGTCCTCACGGCCGTCGCCGGAGCCTTCGCCTACGTGGCCGCGGTGGACCCCAACGAGCCCGGCCACTATCCCGTCTGCCCGCTCCTGCGCTACACCGGCCTGTACTGCCCCGGCTGCGGCGGACTGCGCAGCGCGCACGCCTTCGCCCACGGGGACGTCATGGCGGCGCTCCAGGCCAACGCCCCGGCCGTTCTCGGCTATCTGGGCTTCGCGGTGCTGTGGACCGTCTGGGTGGTCCGTGCGGCGCGCGGACGACCGCTGCGCATCGACCTCGGCCCGGTCCACCTGTGGACGCTGGGCGCGTTGCTGCTGGTCTTCACCGTTGTCCGGAACCTGCCGTTCGGTGGCTGGCTGCATCCTTGA